In the genome of Actinomycetes bacterium, the window GCCGGCGCCGCGCCTGCGCCGTGCCCGGCCGGCAGACCGGGCGAGAGCGTCAGCGGCACCGCGAGCAGCAGGGTCAGGACGGCCAGGCCCAGCGCCCGGGCACGCGATGAGGGCGCTCCGGCGGGTGGGCGTCGGGTCATGCGGAGTCCGCGAGGAGACCGGCCGCCGTCTCGGCCAGCCGCCGCTCGCCGGCGTAGGCCAGCCGGCCGGCGAGCTCCCCGAGCGGCACCCAGGCCACCTCGTCGACCTCGAGGTCGGCGTCGCTGAGCTCACCGCCGGACGCCTCGAGCAGGTAGTGGTGGACGGTCTTGTGGATCCGGCGGTCCTCGGCGACGAACCAGTAGTCGATCGTGCCCAGCGAGGCCACCACCCGGCCACGGATGCCGGTCTCCTCCTCGACCTCGCGGATCGCCGCGTCCTCGGCGGTCTCGCCGTCCTCGAGGTGACCCTTGGGCAGCGACCACAGCAGGCGGCCGCGCCGGTCGACGCGGCCGATCAGGGCGACCCGGGGGGTCCCGTCGGTGCGGTCCACGACGAGCCCGCCGGCGGAGGTCTCCTCCACCTTCCGCAGCCCCCGCCGGGTGGTGCGCGGGGCACCGTCGCCGTCCTCGCGCCGTCGGCGCGGGCGTCGGGGCATGGACGGACGGGGCACCAGTCGATGGTAGCCAGCGCGGCGGAGCCGTCCCGGCCACGCCGACCGGGGCGGCGCGGGCCGCTGCGGCGCCGCCGTACGCTTGGCGCCCGTGTCCGACCCCTCGTCTCGCAGCCCCCTCGGCGACCCCGTCCCGGCGCTCGGCGCGGCCCAGCGGCGGCTGATCACCGAGCTGCTGCGGGTCGCCCCGGTGGCCGACGAGCTGGGCCGGCGGTTCGCCGGCGCGGGCCACGCGCTGGCCCTCGTCGGGGGCTCGGTGCGCGACGCGCTGCGCGGCCGGCTGGGCCAGGACCTCGACTTCGCCACCGACGCCCGGCCGGAGGAGGTCCTGACGCTGGTGAAGGGCTGGGCCGACGCCTGGTGGGAGGTCGGGATCGCCTTCGGGACCGTGGGTGCCCGCAAGGACGACGTGGTGGTCGAGGTGACGACGTACCGCGACGAGGTCTACCGCTCCGACTCGCGCAAGCCCGAGGTCTCCTACGGCCGCTCCCTGGCCGAGGACCTGCGCCGCCGGGACCTCACGGTCAACGCCATGGCCGTCACGGTGCCGGGCAAGGAGTTCGTCGACCCGTTCGGCGGGCTGGCGGACCTGGCGGCCGGGCTGCTGCGCACGCCGGGCCGCCCGGAGGACTCCTTCGACGACGACCCGCTGCGGATGCTGCGGGTGGCCAGGTTCGCCGCTCAGCTCGGCTTCGCCGTCGACCCGGCGGTCGAGGCGGCGATGACGGCGATGGCGGAGCGCATCGACATCGTCTCCGCGGAGCGGGTGCGCGACGAGCTGGCCAAGCTGGTCTGCGCGCCGCAGCCGCGGGCCGGGCTTGCGCTGCTGGTGCGGACCGGGCTGGCCGAGCGGGTGCTGCCGGAGCTGCCGCGGCTCGCTCTGGAGATCGACGAGCACCACCGGCACAAGGACGTCTACGAGCACACCCTGACGGTGCTGGAGCAGGCGATGGTGCTCGAGTCCAAGGACGGGCCGGGCGAGCCTGATCTTGTCCTGCGGCTGGCCGCTCTCATGCACGACGTCGGCAAGCCCAAGACCCGGCGGTTCGAGCAGGGCGGCGGCGTCTCCTTCCACCACCACGAGGTGGTCGGCGCGAAGCTCACCCGCAAGCGGCTGCAGGTGCTGCGCTTCCCGAAGGACGTCGTCGACGACGTGGCACGGCTGGTGGAGCTGCACCTGCGGTTCCACGGCTACGGCAGCGGGACGTGGACCGACTCGGCGGTCCGGCGCTACGTCGCCGACGCGGGTCCGCTGCTCGACCGGCTGCACCTGCTGACCCGCTCGGACTGCACCACCCGCAACCGTCGCAAGGCCGAGGCGCTGCGCCGGACGTACGACGACCTCGAGGCGCGGATCGCCCGCCTGCGTGAGCAGGAGCAGCTGGACGCGATCCGGCCCGACCTCGACGGCAACGCGATCATGGCGATCCTCGGCGTGCCGCCCGGCCCGGTGGTGGGCAAGGCGTGGGCCCACCTCAAGGAGCTGCGGCTGGACCGCGGCCCGATGACACCGGACGAGGCCGAGGCCGAGCTGCGCGCCTGGTGGGCCGCCCAGCAGGACTGAGGTGGCTGGTCAGGGGGTGGTGGGGAGAGGGCGCGCGGTGGTGCGGTCGTCGAGGCGGCGGGTCGCGAGGCCGTACGTCGCCGCGGTCACCGCGTAGCCGACTGCGATGACGGCGAACACGGCCGGGGACGCCCCGTCGGCCGGCAGGACCAGCGCCGAGAACACGGCCGCCGACACGAACGCGATGTTGAAGATGACGTCGTAGAACGAGAAGACCCGGCCACGGAAGGCGTCGTCCACCGACTCCTGGACGATGGTGTCGACGCAGATCTTCGAGCCCTGGGCCGCGACGCCGACGACGAAGGCGCCGAGCAGCAGACCTGCCTCGCTGAGCCAGACCACGAAGAACGACTCGGTGACGGCCGCCCCCGCGAAGCAGGCCACGATCCAGGTCTGCTTGCGCCAGTGCCGGGTGACCTCCGGCGTCGCCACGGCTGCGAGCAGGAAGCCGACGCCGGACGCCGCGAAGGCGCCGGCGAGCCCGGCCAGCCCGGCGTCGACGTCGTCCGGGTCGTTGAAGTAGCTGCGGAAGAGCAGGATGCCGCTGATCGTCGAGATGCCGTAGAAGAACCGGTGCGCCCCGATCGCGGCCAGGGCTTGGCCGGCCGCCCGGTGCCACCACACGTGGCGGGCGCCGTCGACCAGCCCGCGCGCCACGTGCCGCACCGCCTCCCGCGCCTGCGGCCGGTCGGCCGCGAAGTCCGGCCCGAGGAGGTCCCGGTCCATCCGGGCGGCCAGCAGGGCCGCCAGTGCGTAGGCCAGCGCGGCCACCACGATCACCTGCGCGTCGGAGCCGTCGCCCTCGCCGAGCAGCTTCTTGAGCCCGAAGCCGGCCCCGGCGCCGAGGATCGCGACGATGGTGCCGGTCGTCGTCGACACCGAGTTGGCCATCACCAGCTCGGCCCTCGACACGACGTGCGGCAGGGCGGCCGACAGCCCGGCGAGGAAGAACCTGTTGACCGACAGGCAGGCGAGCACGGCGACGTACAGCGGGACACCGACGACGTGCAGGGCCGTGAGCAGGGCGACGCCGAGGACCATCGCGGTGCGCAGCAGGTTGGCCACGACGAGGATCTGCCGGCGGCGCCAGCGGTCGAGCAGGACGCCGGCGAAGGGACCGACCAGCGAGTAGGGCAGCAGCAGCACGGCGAAGGCCCCCGCGACGTTGGCCGCCGAGGTCTGGCGCTCGGGCGAGAAGAAGAAGACGCTCGCCAGTGCGGACTGGAACGCGCCGTCGGCGGCCTGCGAGGTCAGCCGGGTCGCGAACAGTCGCCGGAAGTCCCGGTGGCGCAGGACGGCCCGGAAGTCGCCGGCGTAGGACACGGCGTCAGGGTACGGAACGAGCGAACCGGACCGGCCGCGCCGGGCGAGCTGCCTGGCGCGACCGGTCCGCTTCGGGACGGGGCGAGGAGTCCTAGCGCTCGATCTCGCCGGCGATGTACTTCTCGACGAGGTCGCGTGCCGTGTCGTCGTCGTGCTGCTCGGGCGGCGACTTCATGAAGTAGGACGACGCCGAGAGGATCGGGCCGCCGACGCCGCGGTCCACGGCGATCTTGGCGCAGCGCAGGGCGTCGATGATGACGCCGGCGGAGTTCGGGGAGTCCCAGACCTCCAGCTTGTACTCAAGGTTGAGCGGCACGTCGCCGAAGTTGCGGCCCTCGAGGCGCACGTAGGCCCACTTGCGGTCGTCGAGCCACTGCACGTAGTCGGACGGGCCGATGTGCACGTTGCGCGACGAGAGCTTGTTCTCCATGTTGCTGGTGACGGCCTGGGTCTTCGAGATCTTCTTCGACTCGAGGCGGTCGCGCTCGAGCATGTTCTTGAAGTCCATGTTGCCGCCGACGTTGAGCTGGTAGGTGCGGTCGAGGATCACGCCGCGGTCCTCGAACAGCTTGGCCAGCACCCGGTGCGTGATGGTGGCGCCGACCTGCGACTTGATGTCGTCGCCGACGATCGGCACGCCGGCGTCCTCGAACTTCTTCGCCCACTCGGGGGTGCCGGCGATGAAGACCGGGAGCGCGTTGACGAAGCCGACGCCTGCGTCGATGGCGCACTGCGCGTAGAACTTCGCGGCGTCCTCGGACCCGACGGGCAGGTAGCAGACGAGCACGTCGACCCGCGCCTCGCGCAGGGCGGCGACGACGTCGACCGGCTCCTCGTCGGACTCGGTGATGGTCTCGCGGTAGTACTTGCCGAGGCCGTCGAGCGTGTGGCCGCGCTGCACGGTGACACCGGTCGGCGGCACGTCGCAGATCTTGATGGTGTTGTTCTCGCTCGCCTTGATGGCGTCGCTGAGATCCTGGCCGACCTTCTTGGCGTCGACGTCGAACGCCGTGACGAACTCCACGTCACGCACGTGGTAGTCCCCGAACTGGACGTGCATGAGGCCGGGCACCCGGCTCTGCGGGTCCGCGTCCTTGTAGTACTCGACGCCCTGGACCAGCGACGCGGCGCAGTTGCCGACGCCGACGATGGCCACGCGTACCGAACCCATGGGGTGCTCCTTCATGATTGCTTCCGGGTGTCTGCCGGGGCGCCGGCCGGGTGGCCGGCCCCAGGCGTCTGGGGGGTCTGCTCCGGCGAGCCCGGCGACTCGCGCCGCCGCTCGTCGTCGATCAGCTCGGAGAGCCAGCGCACCTCGCGCTCGACGCTCTCCAGTCCGTGCTTGTGCAGCTCGAGGGTGTAGCTGTCCAGCCGCTCGCGGGTGCGGGAGAAGGCGGCTCGGAAGCCGTCCATCCGCTCCTCGAGCCGGGACCGCCGGCCCTCGAGGATCCGCAGCCGGGTCGCGGCGTCCGTACGCCCGAAGAAGGCGAAGTGCACGCCGAAGCCGTCGTCCTCCCAGGCGGAGGGGCCGCTCTCGGCGAGCAGGTCCTGCAGGTGCTCCTTGCCCTCGGCCGTCAGCTTGTAGACGATCTTGGAGCGCCGGCCGGCCGGCGCGGTGGCGGTGCTCTCCGGGCCCCCCGGGCCGGGCGCCGAGGTGTCCTGGACGATCAGCCCGGCCGCCAAGAGCTGCTTGAGACAGGGGTAGAGCGAGCCGTAGGAGAACGCCCGCAGCGAGCCGAGGACGGTGCTGAGCCGCTTGCGCAGCTCGTAGCCGTGCAGCGGGCTGTCCTGGAGCAGACCGAGGACGGCCAGCTCGAGGACGTCCGTGCGCTTGGCCACCGGCAGTCCTCTCCGCTCGCTGAGGGTGATCTCGGCGATCAGCCCGATGTATCGACGACATGTATCGCAGCGATACATCGGCACGATAGGCGGCGCTCGCCCTCGGCGCAAGCGGACGTACGCTTCGGGGCCATGGACGCGCCACGGGCGGTCGTCGACTACGGACTGGCGCGCCGCGCCGTCCTCACCGCGCTGCGCGGCGGCGGCCCCACCTCCCGCGAGGACGTCTGCGACGCCCATCCCTACCTGCTGCGCGCCGCCCGCCACCACGGCGAGCCCACCGGTCGCGATTGCCCGGTGTGCCGGCGGCGCCCCCTCACCGAGGTGAGCTACGTCTACGGCGACGAGCTGGGCGGGTACTCCGGCCGGGTCCGGACCGCTCGCGAGCTCGCGGAGATGGCGCGGGAGCACGCGGAGTTCCGGGTGTACGTCGTCGAGGTCTGCGCCGGCGAGCCGGCGGCCGGCCGCGGTGATCTGGGTCACGGCGGGGGCTGCGGCTGGAACCACCTCGTGCAGTCGTACGTCCTCGGTGACGGGGTCCGCCGCGCGTCGTCGCGGCGGCGCACGGCGAATCGTTGATCCGTCGGGCACGTCGTTACGCTGACGCCCCTGCCCTTGTCCCCTGACGAACCGGTACCCCGTGAGAGTCGACTACCCCCGCCGTGACCACGACGGGATCCGCCGCTTCCTGCCGTCGTGGCGACAGCTGCTCGCTGTGTGCGGCGTCGGTTTCCTCTGCATGGTGGCCGCGGTCGGCGTCGCCTACTCGATGACGCCGATCCCGCAGCCCAACGACCTGATCAGCGCGCAGACCACGATCGTCTACTACGACAACGGCAAGACCGAGATCGGTCGCTTCGGCGAGCAGAACCGCATCATCATCCCGCTGGACCAGGTGCCCGAGCCGGTGCAGAAGGCGGTGCTCTCGGCCGAGGACCGCTCGTTCTACGAGAACCGCGGCATCTCGCCGACCGGCATCGCCCGCGCGTTCTGGAACAACCTGCGCGGCGGCCCGCAGCAAGGCGGGTCGACGATCACCCAGCAGTACGCCAAGAACGCGTACCTGTCGCAGGAGCGGACCTACACCCGCAAGCTCAAGGAGTTCTTCATCGCGGTCAAGCTGGACCGCCGCGACGACAAGGACAAGATCCTCGCCGACTACCTCAACACCATCTACTTCGGCCGCGGTGCCTACGGCATCGAGACGGCTGCGCAGACCTACTTCGCCAAGCCGGCCTCCGAGCTCACGGTCGAGGAGGGCGCCGTCCTCGCCTCGGTGATCCGGTCACCGGCCAACTACGACCCGGACGAGGACGCCGAAGCCCTCGCCAACCGCTTCGACTACGTGCTCGACGGCATGGTGGCCAAGGGCTGGCTCGACCCGTCGGAGCGGGCCGGCATGCAGGTGCCCAAGACCGCTGACCCGCGCAAGGCCAAGGGCGGCCCCAACTACTACCTGCTCGACTCGGTCCGCCGCGAGCTCAAGGCCGAGGGGTTCTCCGACCAGGACATCGACCTGGGCGGTCTGCGCGTGGTGACGACGTTCGACCGCAAGTCGCAGCGCGCCGCGGTGCGCGCCGTGCGCCAGGAGCGGCCGCGCGAGAACGCCCGCAACGTGCACATCGGCCTCTCTGCCGTGCAGCCCGGCACGGGTGCGGTCATCGCGATGTACGGCGGGCCCAACGCGGGCGAGCTCAACGAGGCGACCCAGGCCCGGGTCCAGCCCGGCTCGTCGTTCAAGCCGTTCGCCCTGTCCGCCGCCCTCGACGACGGCGTGAGCCTCAAGAGCCGCTACAACGGCAACTCGCCGCAGGAGCTCCCGGGCACCGACAAGGAGGTCAACAACGAGTTCGACCGCGACTACGGGTCGTCCGTGGACCTCGTCACTGCGACCGAGCAGAGCATCAACACCGCCTACGTGGACCTCACCCTCGACATCGGGCCGGAGCGAGTGCTCGACGCGGCGGTCGAGGCCGGCATCCCCGAGGACACCCCCGGGCTCGAGCCGAACGCCGTCATCCCGCTCGGGACCGCGTCGGTGCACAACATCGACATGGCCAACGCCTACGCCACCTTCGCCGCGCAGGGGCAGCGCGCGCAGTGGCACGTGATCGACGAGGTGAAGGGCAGCAACGGCGGCACCAGGTTCCGGGCCGACACGGACACCGAGCGGGCCTTCGGCAAGGACGTGATGGCCGACGTGTCCTACGCGCTGCAGCAGGTCGTGCAGTCCGGGACCGGCACCGAGGCCCAGAACGTCGACCGGCCGGCGGCCGGCAAGACGGGCACCGCCGCGCTGCGTCCCGACACCACGACGTCGGCCTGGTTCGTGGGCTACACGCCGCAGCTGTCGGCGGCCGTCAGCTTCTACAAGGGCACCGGGCGGGCCGACCTCGACGGCGTCGGCGGGCTGCCGACGTTCTTCGGCGGCGAGTACCCGGCGCGCATCTGGACCGCGTTCATGACCGGCGCGATGCAGGGCATGCAGGTCGAGGACTTCCCGGAGCCGGAGTACGTCGGGGAGACCCGCAACCCGGCACCGAGCTTCACGCCGACGCCGACGCCGACCACGTCGACCCCGACGCCCACCACCACCTCGGCGCCGCCGTCGACGGTGGCGCCGTCGCCGACCGACACCAACACCCCCGGCCCGCCGAGCACGCCGCCCGGCCAGGACACCTCCTCGCCGTCGGTCAGCGTGTCGCTGGCCCCCTCCCAGGAAGAGGGGGGCTGACGGACCGGGTGACCGAGGTCGTCGCACCCTCGCGCGACGACCCGGTGGTGCGGGGTGGCAGCGAGGTCGTCGGGGGGCCGCTCGGCCGCCGGGCGGGGACCGGGCGCAGCTGGTGGACGCCGCTGCGCGTGCTCCTGGCGCTGACCTTCCTCACCTGCGGCGTGGGCCTCGTGCAGAAGGACTGGTGCCGCGACCACGGCTGGGGCGCTCCCGGCAACTACACCCACGGCTGCTACACCGACATCACCCCGCTCTACTACGGCCGCGGCCTCGCCGACGGTGAGATCCCCTACGTCGACCAGACAGACGAGCGCACGGTGGAGTACCCCGTCCTGACCGGCGCCGCCATGTGGCTCACCGCGCAGCTGGTGCCCGACGACGCCGACCCGGCGGCGCGGTCCCTGCGCTACTTCGACATCAACGCGCTCGCGCTTGCCGTGTGCGCCGGCATCGCGGTCGCCGCGACCGCGCTCACCGCCGGCAGGCGACCGTGGGACGCCGCCCTGGTCGCTCTGGCACCGGGGCTGGCCCTGGCGGGCACCATCAACTGGGACCTGTACGCCGTGGCGCTGCTGGCGGTCGGGATGCTGATGTGGGCCCGGTCCAGACCCGTGGCCGCCGGCGTCCTGATCGGGCTCGCGGCGGCCGCCAAGTTCTACCCGCTCTTCGTCCTCGGCGCACTGCTCGTGCTCTGCCTGCGAGCCGGCCGGATGCGCGAGCTCGGGCATACGGTGGCCGCCGCCGCACTGGCCTGGGTCGCGGTCAACGTCCCGGTGATGCTGGCCGACTTCGACGGGTGGGCGAAGTTCTACCGGCTCTCGCGTGAGCGGGACGCCGGCTTCAGCTCGATCTGGTTCGTGCTCGACCAGCAGGGCCACGGCGTCTCGGCCGGGGCGCTGAACCTGCTGGCGGGCGGGCTGTTCGCCTTGGCCTGCGCCGGGATCGCGGTGCTCGGCCTGGCCGCCCCCCGCCGGCCGCGGCTGCCGCAGATGGTGCTCCTGGTCGTGGCCGCCTTCCTGCTCACCAACAAGGTGTACTCGCCGCAGTACCTGCTCTGGCTGCTGCCGCTGGCCGCGCTGGCCCGCCCGAGGTGGCGCGACGTCCTGATCTGGCAGGCCGGCGAGGTGATCCACTTCGTCGGGATCTGGCTCCTCATCGCGGGCTACCCGCCCGGCGACCCCAACCGTGCGCTCGGGGCGGACGGCTACGGGGTGACCGTCCTCGCCCACGTCGCCGGCACGCTGTGGCTGTGCG includes:
- a CDS encoding NUDIX hydrolase, with the translated sequence MPRRPRRRREDGDGAPRTTRRGLRKVEETSAGGLVVDRTDGTPRVALIGRVDRRGRLLWSLPKGHLEDGETAEDAAIREVEEETGIRGRVVASLGTIDYWFVAEDRRIHKTVHHYLLEASGGELSDADLEVDEVAWVPLGELAGRLAYAGERRLAETAAGLLADSA
- a CDS encoding CCA tRNA nucleotidyltransferase, which translates into the protein MSDPSSRSPLGDPVPALGAAQRRLITELLRVAPVADELGRRFAGAGHALALVGGSVRDALRGRLGQDLDFATDARPEEVLTLVKGWADAWWEVGIAFGTVGARKDDVVVEVTTYRDEVYRSDSRKPEVSYGRSLAEDLRRRDLTVNAMAVTVPGKEFVDPFGGLADLAAGLLRTPGRPEDSFDDDPLRMLRVARFAAQLGFAVDPAVEAAMTAMAERIDIVSAERVRDELAKLVCAPQPRAGLALLVRTGLAERVLPELPRLALEIDEHHRHKDVYEHTLTVLEQAMVLESKDGPGEPDLVLRLAALMHDVGKPKTRRFEQGGGVSFHHHEVVGAKLTRKRLQVLRFPKDVVDDVARLVELHLRFHGYGSGTWTDSAVRRYVADAGPLLDRLHLLTRSDCTTRNRRKAEALRRTYDDLEARIARLREQEQLDAIRPDLDGNAIMAILGVPPGPVVGKAWAHLKELRLDRGPMTPDEAEAELRAWWAAQQD
- a CDS encoding MFS transporter, with the protein product MSYAGDFRAVLRHRDFRRLFATRLTSQAADGAFQSALASVFFFSPERQTSAANVAGAFAVLLLPYSLVGPFAGVLLDRWRRRQILVVANLLRTAMVLGVALLTALHVVGVPLYVAVLACLSVNRFFLAGLSAALPHVVSRAELVMANSVSTTTGTIVAILGAGAGFGLKKLLGEGDGSDAQVIVVAALAYALAALLAARMDRDLLGPDFAADRPQAREAVRHVARGLVDGARHVWWHRAAGQALAAIGAHRFFYGISTISGILLFRSYFNDPDDVDAGLAGLAGAFAASGVGFLLAAVATPEVTRHWRKQTWIVACFAGAAVTESFFVVWLSEAGLLLGAFVVGVAAQGSKICVDTIVQESVDDAFRGRVFSFYDVIFNIAFVSAAVFSALVLPADGASPAVFAVIAVGYAVTAATYGLATRRLDDRTTARPLPTTP
- a CDS encoding inositol-3-phosphate synthase, whose translation is MGSVRVAIVGVGNCAASLVQGVEYYKDADPQSRVPGLMHVQFGDYHVRDVEFVTAFDVDAKKVGQDLSDAIKASENNTIKICDVPPTGVTVQRGHTLDGLGKYYRETITESDEEPVDVVAALREARVDVLVCYLPVGSEDAAKFYAQCAIDAGVGFVNALPVFIAGTPEWAKKFEDAGVPIVGDDIKSQVGATITHRVLAKLFEDRGVILDRTYQLNVGGNMDFKNMLERDRLESKKISKTQAVTSNMENKLSSRNVHIGPSDYVQWLDDRKWAYVRLEGRNFGDVPLNLEYKLEVWDSPNSAGVIIDALRCAKIAVDRGVGGPILSASSYFMKSPPEQHDDDTARDLVEKYIAGEIER
- a CDS encoding PadR family transcriptional regulator, with the protein product MAKRTDVLELAVLGLLQDSPLHGYELRKRLSTVLGSLRAFSYGSLYPCLKQLLAAGLIVQDTSAPGPGGPESTATAPAGRRSKIVYKLTAEGKEHLQDLLAESGPSAWEDDGFGVHFAFFGRTDAATRLRILEGRRSRLEERMDGFRAAFSRTRERLDSYTLELHKHGLESVEREVRWLSELIDDERRRESPGSPEQTPQTPGAGHPAGAPADTRKQS
- a CDS encoding DUF5318 family protein, giving the protein MDAPRAVVDYGLARRAVLTALRGGGPTSREDVCDAHPYLLRAARHHGEPTGRDCPVCRRRPLTEVSYVYGDELGGYSGRVRTARELAEMAREHAEFRVYVVEVCAGEPAAGRGDLGHGGGCGWNHLVQSYVLGDGVRRASSRRRTANR
- a CDS encoding transglycosylase domain-containing protein; its protein translation is MRVDYPRRDHDGIRRFLPSWRQLLAVCGVGFLCMVAAVGVAYSMTPIPQPNDLISAQTTIVYYDNGKTEIGRFGEQNRIIIPLDQVPEPVQKAVLSAEDRSFYENRGISPTGIARAFWNNLRGGPQQGGSTITQQYAKNAYLSQERTYTRKLKEFFIAVKLDRRDDKDKILADYLNTIYFGRGAYGIETAAQTYFAKPASELTVEEGAVLASVIRSPANYDPDEDAEALANRFDYVLDGMVAKGWLDPSERAGMQVPKTADPRKAKGGPNYYLLDSVRRELKAEGFSDQDIDLGGLRVVTTFDRKSQRAAVRAVRQERPRENARNVHIGLSAVQPGTGAVIAMYGGPNAGELNEATQARVQPGSSFKPFALSAALDDGVSLKSRYNGNSPQELPGTDKEVNNEFDRDYGSSVDLVTATEQSINTAYVDLTLDIGPERVLDAAVEAGIPEDTPGLEPNAVIPLGTASVHNIDMANAYATFAAQGQRAQWHVIDEVKGSNGGTRFRADTDTERAFGKDVMADVSYALQQVVQSGTGTEAQNVDRPAAGKTGTAALRPDTTTSAWFVGYTPQLSAAVSFYKGTGRADLDGVGGLPTFFGGEYPARIWTAFMTGAMQGMQVEDFPEPEYVGETRNPAPSFTPTPTPTTSTPTPTTTSAPPSTVAPSPTDTNTPGPPSTPPGQDTSSPSVSVSLAPSQEEGG
- a CDS encoding glycosyltransferase 87 family protein, translated to MTEVVAPSRDDPVVRGGSEVVGGPLGRRAGTGRSWWTPLRVLLALTFLTCGVGLVQKDWCRDHGWGAPGNYTHGCYTDITPLYYGRGLADGEIPYVDQTDERTVEYPVLTGAAMWLTAQLVPDDADPAARSLRYFDINALALAVCAGIAVAATALTAGRRPWDAALVALAPGLALAGTINWDLYAVALLAVGMLMWARSRPVAAGVLIGLAAAAKFYPLFVLGALLVLCLRAGRMRELGHTVAAAALAWVAVNVPVMLADFDGWAKFYRLSRERDAGFSSIWFVLDQQGHGVSAGALNLLAGGLFALACAGIAVLGLAAPRRPRLPQMVLLVVAAFLLTNKVYSPQYLLWLLPLAALARPRWRDVLIWQAGEVIHFVGIWLLIAGYPPGDPNRALGADGYGVTVLAHVAGTLWLCAMVVRDVLHPEHDPVRTEDGRPVADDPAGGVLDGAEDQLRLVTRHPHDDPAADRGREMIT